Below is a genomic region from Prunus persica cultivar Lovell chromosome G3, Prunus_persica_NCBIv2, whole genome shotgun sequence.
GACCTGTCAAGAGCATCTGAGCTGCCAATGTATAGGtcagtaattttattttcattggcattttctgatttattaagaaaaggaTTAGCCGATTCAGAATTGTGTTCTACAGATGTCCAAAATCGATATGTCTTGGCTTTTTGGTGCATTTCTGGTTGTATATTCATCCCAAACCTAGACCACATACCAGCAAGCCggttacaattttttttgttgttaattCCAAGCCTCTCCAGAACCTGTTtgtagaaaatatgaaaattctgagaattaaaattgaaacacAATCTTTTATGAAAGTATGAAAGTAAACCATGCAAGTAAACAATGACATCAGAAAGTAAACCATGGAAGTGAACCATTACAAATTTATGGTCTCTGAAACTTAGATAGACAATAACTATTTAGAAATGCTCATATCCCTTTTTAACTAGgtatattaattatattctTTCTAGGCACTTCCAACATGACTGCATGAGCAGCCAGCTTAGACAGGAGCAAGGCAATTGTACCTCACGCCagtctttattaaaaaaagacccTCGGCTTTCCCATGCTAAAAGAATAACAACGGATTCCATTGCTAACATCAATAATAATGAGTTTGTATTAAACTGCAAtgctttaaagaaaatatagctGGTCAAGAAATTAATGCACATACCTCATTCCTAGTCAAACCTTCTGATCCTGTGGAATCTATCaattcataaatttgttgCTCAATTGGAAGTTCTACAAGCTGATCAGTGATTTgacatttctttctctttccgtATTTCACCTGCTGTTCTTCATTACAATGATCATCTACATGTGAAAGACTTTTTGGCTCAAGACTCATTTGAGTAGAATTTTCTGGAAAACGCAGGCAGCACTCAACCTGTCCAAAGTGAAAGGGGATATCAAGTCAGGACCAATGAACTAACATGATGGGTCCTTGCCCTTGAACAGATTgaacttattatttattaccCCGAAAAACAGCAACAAAATTTAAGAACATAACAATGAAAAGAACTCTGATCATAATTTATCAGGATTTTAATAAGGAaggtaatatatataaaaaatgaacTTATTAGGTTTTCTATTAAACACAAATattgcaaacaaaaacaaaagtgaacATAAACATCTAATTCtaaagcaagaaaagaacatcatattagaagaaaaatgacTACGAACTTGTACCTTAGATAatttaattagaaaaaaagGAATGGAAACTTATTTCTAagataatttaaaaaagaagaagaagaacaaagtgaATCAGTAAAGCAGGAGAATTTGGATTTAAAAGAAACGCAATATTGAAAAACATAGTCAagcaaaacaattttgtaaaacaaaataaaaataaaaataataagaaaccTTCTCATTCACTTTAGCGTCAAACAACTCCACGATACCAGCAGCTTTCAACCTGCGACAAACCTAGCAGCACAGTATGTAGGGAAAAATGCAATGAAAAACAGTAAGCATAACTTCGAAAATTGGTGATTCAGAGGTGTAAGAGCAAATAGatagtaattaaatttttacttttctccAAGCTTTATGCCCTCCAGGAGTTCCACTGTAACCAAGATCTTTCTTAATATCCGAAACAACAAGAacctttaaaaacaaaataacatgAAACAAATTTAGTAAGtgaaggaaacaaaaatttgaTTGAACTAAATAGATCCATCAAAACTTCGAAGAAACTTGAGTTATGTGACCTTGCCATTGGCTTCTTCAAGTTTATCACAGACTGCCTTCATTTCTGGCAGATAGTCCTTTACAAGCACATCCTCTTTAACATATTTTCCAGCAAAGTTATCTCCACTTGCAGGACTTTCATTTCCATTTCCAAAACTCTCCCTAGTCTGTTCTTCCTTGGTGATCTCAATCTTCTGTTGAGAACCTAAATGCTTCCCATGTCGATACAAGTATAACATATTGGTAGTCACAAACGGACTGTCACCAGCTTCTTTTGTCTTTAATAATGCAGATTGCTTCACAATTAACCCTTGACATTCAAGGCTCTTCACTGCATAATGAAAGTTTCTCCCTTCAATGCCAAGTTCCTTAGCAAGCTGACTTTGTGTAATTCCATTTGTCCTGTGATAACCCAATTTGTTAATGAGCCattactcaccaaatgaaCCGACAAAACTCTTCTCTCCCCATGACTCCCAAAGTTTACTTGCAATCACTCAACATTTTTctaaaagagagagggagataaGAACCCCAAAAACCACATAACCACTGCTTCCGCCTTTATACCATCATTTGACCTTCCATCTTAGTCTAACAACATATTCCTctcatgtatatataaaaaatttctagCTGGACTATTAACAGTTCTCGACCCacaatacaatgaactaaagTGTACATTAAAGATTACAAATTTAAACCAACTCCATTCATGGCTCACTAAACCAATCCAACACCGAAAAGTGAAACTgagaaaacacaaacaaattaaCAATTTAACACTCCCATAtagatacatatatacacaagttacacaatcaatcaaaagcaCCAATTATTCAGATATATACACAATTGACCAAAACCGCCATATAAAAACATACATACACTATCACATTCCCAATTTTACACATGCATATCTGGCATGCTTATATTTAAAAGCAATAGAAAACTGTGAATGCATGCAAAATTAGATTCTGAACCAAGAGAACCTAGCCATGACGACGCAGTTGATAGCTCAcagacatacatacatacatacatacatatacacaATAAATCAAAACCACCAAAACAATCACATATACACAATCGAATCACCAATTTTACACATACGTATTCCGACATGCTTATATACAAAAACcattataaaataatgaaaatgcacACAAAACCAGATTTTGAACAAAAGATAGAACCTAGCCGTCACGAGGCGTTCGAGAGCCATCCGCTGAATCTTAGACAAGCTGGCATTGGCGGAGCGGACATTGTAGAGGCCCATGAAGTTGTCCCTGAGACCCTCGTCAGCCACGAGCTTCAGGTTGAGCTTCTCAGCGTCTTCGAAGGACAAAATGGAAGGGTCTGCCGGACCATACGGTGCGTTTTTGGCGTCGAACTTGAGAGTTGGGACGGAGCGAAGGGCGTCCCATAGGGCTTGCTTGAAGTGAGGAGAGAGGTCGAGgttggaggaggagagagaaggatcGAGTCTGGGCCAGAGGGTCTGGAGAGGGAGACCGTTTTGGAGCTCCGAGCAGATTTCTGCTAAGGCTGAGTTTAAAATTGAGTCCATGGAGAAAGCATctgtggatttttttttctttttttctggtcAGTGTTTGTTTCGAGGGAAAATCTTTGGTTCAGTTCTGGAATgaaagacgaagaagaagaagcgagGTAATTTCAGGCGGGTACCACCAAACGAAGCTTTTTTTGGTCCGGAACCAAACGAAGCTTGTTGACCCGCCAAGCTGTAAAATATTCCGGGCCGGGCCAACCCGATTCTGGACATGTCCGACTTTGGGCTATTTTGGCTTTATCGGTTCTAACAGTGTGAGCTTGATTGATTTAGTGAcacattaattaatatgattagGGTGGGTATGGTTCAAATTGGATCCCTTTCATTCTAAAACGGATTCGAATTTTCTGCTCTGATTTTCTCTGCTATGATCTACTTTACTTTTACTATAATACTGCTACATCATTAAAAAACAATCCAAAGGTAGAGAATATAGCacatgtattttaaaaataaatgacatatattttatatatttttgacacAAAGTAAAGGCAACAAACAtagggatggcaaaaatcCCTGTAGGGGCTGGTCTTCGTCAGGTTCCCGACCTTAACGGGGGGAGATTTCGGGGCTAAATGGGTATCGGGCCAGGGGATCcccgaacttgaaaaatccccGACGGATATGGGGTGGGGATGGTATTGGCGTCCCCATCCCGAACTCGacccgaaaatatatatgtttatatttaaataaatatatataattataatatttatgtttaaccctaagttaaCTTTCCTCTCAtaattcttcctaattttttatggaatttcatattgatgtgatttttgaatagttgagttgaactttatagttaatttggatgtgttgaatgataatgtaatatgaaacttaataaATGGGGAATAGTCCCCCGACGGGAACGGGAACGGGGATTCCCCGAAACCTAATAAACGGGGATGGGTTCAGAGACGGGGGCGGGGATGGGGATGACATTGTCATACCCGGCCCCTACCCGacccgttgccatccctatATAGTTAAAATGTTAAAATCAACATCTATATAGTTATTATCCAATACAAAAACTACACatgtaaacaaaataaaaagtaaaataaacatACAAAAGGACGGTTCAGTTTgtaaaagttcaaaacttcAATTGAATTGATCCATTATGGTATGATTCGTTTTTAAACCATTTGACTTTTTATTGATCAAACCAAACTTAAACTATTCATTGCGATTCAAATCGATTAATTTGTTTGGTTCAATCAAATTAGTGTCCACCTTTCAATATCATGGTTCAAATGGCTTTGATAATATCTCTTTATAAGCATTTGAAACGTTAAAAATGTAATGTCCACGCAGGAGACATGTGGTTGAGGATTGTACAATTTTTGTTACAAAAAATGCTGAAAAAAGATTGTCTTATAATTCCTTAATAAGATGGTGATCTTTATCATACGTTAGTGATTCATTTAAAATCTTAAACCAAATTTATTAgcatttcaatttgttttgttaGCGTTGAATCAAAATCTGAATTGTTTATTACTTGTTCCGATCGGGTCACTTTCGAGTTTATTTTAAGTAATTATGATTATGAACCTTAATGATCCACTCATTTTGTGATGggcttgatttgatttctCTCTTCATGTTATCTTCTTGTGGGGGCGGGTACTATTTGTCCTTGTGATACAGAGTGCGTCACCTACGCACACTTACACACTGTATTTTCTCTCAGCCCACAGGACAATCAACAACGAATTCAATGAAGTAAAAAGTTGCTTGAAGTAAAACGAGGAGGCGACAATCGAGagttaagagagagagagagagagcgactCCGGCTCTGGTTCTCTGGCTTGGCTGTCAATCAAATCTCATGTACAGAAGATCTGCTCCATGTTTCTCTCATGATTTCTGGCCTGCCGGCACAGCAGCACTTTCGTAAATAAGTAAATTCTGTTCCCTTGTATTACTTTCTCCAGAAAATTTCTTgccgttttgttttttttctccagaatattggctctctctctctcttccccaatATGTTCCATTTTAGAGTTTCATTTCCTTTTGCACCTTGTAGACTTTTCTGGGTTATCTGGGTTAATGGGTATGTTTTAATCCTTGTTCATTTTAGTTAtgcttctttgtttctctctgGGTGACCCTGTGTGTATGTTAATTGTGGAAAATCCTCTCTTTGCTTTAGCTTTTGGAAGCTCAAAACTTTCAACATATGTTTATCAGAAAACACTGCCTTGTTACCAACCTGGATATTGCTATTTTAGAGTACGGGGAGTCcttgattttattgttttctgcGAAGTTTAGAATCAATACAAAATTGTTCTCTGCAAGTAAAGTTTCTTCATCTGGTTTTTATTgactaattttgtttttgtttttgtttttgttttttccttttttgtgtcTCTGCTGTTTTCCTTCTGAAAGAATGACTATTCTTTGGCATTGACTGGGTTTCTGGGGTCTTTTATTGTTGAGATTCTTTTCCacttaaaaatttaaaatcaaaactttGAATAGGTTGGTTCAGAAAACACAGAAGGGAAAGGTTCCTTTTATAGGTAAAAGGGGCGTTTGCTTTTAGGTCATTAAAAACCCATGTCTGATTTTTTTCTACTTGGTAAGTTGTCTGTGGTGCAGACATATCCTTATCCTTGTGTTTGGTTCCAAAGAAtacagaggaaaagaaaagaataggaAAATTCACCTCTATATTGTTAAAACTAAAAGGTAATTCAATTGTTGATTGGCAACAGTTGAATTGTGGCTTACCTATACGTTGGTTCCAGATTCTGGCAAACAAGGTTTGAAACTTCACTTTCTGCTTTACCCTACAATTTCCTGCTAATTCAGTCATGGCCGttcattgtgtttttttatttatatgtaaaaAGTATTTGAAGTTACAATAAACAAATGGGTACCCATCAGATTTCATCTTCTGTAAAGTTTGTTGCTTGGTTTGTTCCATTTCATTTTCCTCATACATGCTGTTTCTGATGCAGGACAAGAACTGTTCTTGGCTGAAGTCAATTTAGAATGGAAGGTAGTATATTTACAGGCATCGGAAATGGAACCCAACTAGACACCAAGGTTGTGCAGACATTTCAGAAGAGCTTTGTGCAAGTGCAAGATATTTTGGATCAGAACAGATTGCTAATTAATGAGATTAACCAAAACCATGAGTCCAAGATCCCTGATAACCTCAGCCGGAATGTTGGCTTAATTAGAGAGCTTAACAGCAACATTAGAAGGGTCGTAGATCTCTATGGTGACCTCTCCAGCTCTTTTTCCAGGTCAATGGAAGCTTCATCAGAAGCTGAATCAGGTGGGACTTTGAAATCTGATGGAAAATCTAGC
It encodes:
- the LOC18783734 gene encoding protein ELF4-LIKE 4 translates to MEGSIFTGIGNGTQLDTKVVQTFQKSFVQVQDILDQNRLLINEINQNHESKIPDNLSRNVGLIRELNSNIRRVVDLYGDLSSSFSRSMEASSEAESGGTLKSDGKSSEKRIRSG